In Fibrobacter sp. UWB15, a single genomic region encodes these proteins:
- a CDS encoding GTP-binding protein: MAKEHFDRSKPHCNIGTIGHVDHGKPTLTAA; the protein is encoded by the coding sequence ATGGCAAAAGAACATTTTGACAGAAGCAAGCCGCACTGCAACATCGGCACCATCGGCCACGTTGACCACGGCAAACCCACTCTGACCGCCGCAAT